The following coding sequences lie in one Yersinia massiliensis genomic window:
- the trbC gene encoding F-type conjugative transfer protein TrbC: MAQSVEIEARRVRRPLGYTFINDALLSPFGVQFFLLAGLVMGWIFPASLLISVPGLLLHVMLFSDRPFRMPLRMPTDVGGIDLTTEREMPKYRNGLWGFFRYVVRTRKFFPAAGVMCLGFARGKALARELWLTLDDALRHMLLLATTGSGKTEALLSVFLNAICWGRGICYSDGKGQNSLAFAMWSLARRFGREDDFYVLNFMTGGMDKLLLLLLNDKKRQPSNTINLFGTANTTFIIQLMESMLPPAGSGDAGWQDKAKSMNAALVYAVYYKCKKEKRTISQTVIQSYLPLRKLAELYLEAKRDGWHKEAYNPLENYFNTLAGFRIELISQPSTWEQGVYDQHGYLIQQFNRMLTMFNDLYGHIFSTDAGDINIEDILHNDRILCTTIPALELSKGEASNIGKLYISAIRMTMARDLGCELEGMLNDVLIVKKYSGKFPFAIAMDELGAYFGPGMDNLASQMRSLGYMLIVSAQDIQRFIAEHRGEYMTVNANLLTKWFMALQDEKDTFELAKITGGKGYYAELGAVEQTGGIITPNYEDATNNYIREKDRLDLGDLKELNPGEGMISFKSALVPSSAIYIPDDDKMTSALPMRINRFIEVQTPTEAELFALNPTLLRKLPPSAQEIEDILLHLDGPEDSTHQIGIMDPILKRIVDLTLDLDNRADISYNPTQRGILLFEAAREALHQNKRKWRHQPTPPKTIRVSKEVATSLADAD, translated from the coding sequence ATGGCTCAATCAGTTGAAATCGAAGCCCGCCGAGTTCGGCGACCGCTTGGCTACACCTTTATAAATGACGCCCTACTCTCCCCGTTTGGCGTCCAGTTCTTCCTGCTTGCTGGCTTGGTTATGGGCTGGATATTCCCTGCCAGTCTTCTGATCAGTGTTCCCGGACTTTTACTCCATGTCATGTTGTTCAGTGACCGGCCTTTTCGAATGCCCCTGCGCATGCCAACAGATGTGGGCGGAATAGACCTGACGACGGAGCGAGAAATGCCCAAGTATCGTAATGGGTTATGGGGATTTTTCCGCTATGTGGTACGGACCCGCAAATTTTTTCCAGCTGCAGGTGTTATGTGTCTGGGCTTTGCCAGAGGTAAAGCCCTCGCTCGCGAGCTTTGGCTAACATTGGATGATGCATTGCGTCATATGTTGTTATTGGCCACGACGGGATCAGGTAAAACAGAAGCGCTGCTGTCTGTCTTCTTGAATGCCATCTGCTGGGGCCGAGGCATCTGTTATTCAGATGGTAAAGGGCAAAACTCGCTGGCTTTTGCTATGTGGTCGCTAGCTCGCCGGTTTGGTCGGGAAGATGATTTTTACGTACTTAACTTTATGACGGGAGGAATGGACAAGCTTTTACTGCTGCTACTCAATGACAAAAAACGCCAACCGTCCAACACTATCAATCTGTTTGGTACCGCCAACACCACTTTCATCATCCAATTAATGGAATCCATGCTTCCTCCTGCGGGAAGCGGTGATGCTGGCTGGCAGGACAAAGCCAAATCCATGAATGCTGCGTTGGTCTATGCGGTTTACTACAAATGTAAAAAAGAAAAACGGACCATATCTCAAACAGTTATCCAATCGTATTTACCTTTACGAAAATTGGCTGAACTCTACCTGGAAGCCAAACGCGATGGCTGGCATAAAGAAGCCTATAACCCATTAGAAAACTATTTCAATACATTAGCCGGCTTTCGCATTGAACTCATTAGCCAGCCCTCAACTTGGGAGCAAGGTGTCTATGATCAACACGGCTACTTAATTCAGCAATTCAACCGCATGCTCACCATGTTCAACGACTTGTATGGCCACATTTTCTCTACCGACGCCGGCGACATAAACATTGAGGATATACTGCACAACGACCGCATTTTGTGTACCACTATTCCAGCCTTGGAACTGTCAAAAGGCGAAGCGTCCAATATAGGTAAACTGTATATATCGGCTATTCGCATGACCATGGCCAGAGACTTGGGTTGTGAGCTCGAGGGAATGCTCAACGATGTGTTAATCGTTAAAAAATACAGCGGTAAATTTCCGTTTGCCATCGCGATGGATGAGTTAGGTGCCTATTTTGGTCCAGGTATGGATAACCTGGCCAGCCAGATGCGTAGCTTGGGATATATGCTGATTGTTTCTGCTCAGGATATTCAGCGGTTTATCGCAGAACATCGTGGTGAATACATGACGGTAAACGCTAACTTGCTCACCAAATGGTTTATGGCCCTGCAGGATGAGAAAGATACTTTTGAGTTGGCCAAGATTACTGGCGGGAAAGGATATTACGCCGAATTGGGGGCAGTTGAACAAACTGGCGGCATTATTACACCCAACTATGAAGATGCCACAAACAACTACATTCGTGAAAAAGACCGGCTGGATCTCGGTGACCTGAAAGAGCTAAATCCTGGTGAAGGGATGATTTCTTTCAAAAGTGCTCTGGTACCAAGTAGTGCTATCTATATCCCGGATGATGACAAAATGACATCAGCACTACCGATGAGAATAAACCGATTCATTGAAGTACAAACCCCAACAGAAGCCGAGCTGTTTGCTCTCAACCCGACCTTATTGCGTAAACTACCCCCATCCGCGCAAGAAATTGAAGATATATTACTGCACTTAGACGGCCCAGAAGACAGCACCCATCAAATCGGCATCATGGACCCAATTCTTAAACGTATCGTAGACCTCACCCTTGATCTGGATAACCGCGCTGACATCAGCTACAACCCAACCCAACGGGGCATACTGCTGTTTGAAGCGGCCAGAGAAGCTTTACATCAAAATAAACGCAAATGGCGTCATCAGCCAACCCCACCGAAAACTATCCGGGTCTCAAAAGAAGTGGCTACCTCCTTAGCTGATGCTGACTAG
- a CDS encoding thioredoxin fold domain-containing protein — protein MTRNNPTPVTQLSTSNPTAIQSAPVVAPQPISPIQVPVIPKTMPAQTNTSTTAATGYQKTAQVLRNAAESGFYTIALSSGHQRTLYVFSDPLCHNCQIIEPALEALAQKYNVELFPVTLVGKQQTIDLVSPILCQTPQSRKTLWKKLFQIDSGMGPNESTLPLASCETGTEAINRNDTAFDAYNLPGTPSLIADDGRYIPLTSLKSDDALEAFLNTPFPQ, from the coding sequence ATGACCCGAAATAATCCGACACCAGTGACACAACTTAGCACAAGTAACCCAACAGCGATTCAGTCAGCTCCCGTTGTCGCCCCACAACCCATTTCACCAATACAAGTCCCGGTAATACCTAAAACCATGCCAGCGCAGACAAACACCTCTACGACTGCAGCAACAGGCTACCAAAAAACGGCGCAGGTATTACGTAATGCGGCTGAAAGTGGCTTTTACACCATCGCCTTGTCATCTGGCCATCAGCGTACACTCTATGTATTTTCAGACCCGCTGTGCCATAACTGCCAAATCATTGAGCCAGCACTGGAGGCATTAGCCCAAAAATATAATGTCGAGCTTTTCCCAGTCACACTGGTGGGTAAGCAACAGACCATTGACTTGGTGAGCCCTATCCTTTGCCAAACACCTCAGTCTCGTAAAACCTTATGGAAAAAACTATTCCAGATAGATTCAGGTATGGGCCCAAATGAAAGCACACTCCCGCTCGCATCGTGTGAAACCGGTACAGAAGCCATTAACCGTAATGACACCGCATTTGATGCATATAACCTACCAGGTACACCGTCATTAATAGCAGATGATGGTCGTTACATCCCTCTAACATCATTAAAAAGTGACGATGCCTTGGAAGCTTTCCTGAATACACCGTTCCCACAATAA
- a CDS encoding conjugal transfer protein TrbA, whose product MSTRAVHPQQGQEYGLMFIGIALMFIFLIWIYQPPIMYGCIWLIYQLWSLCDFPRIHIYVAERINLLALAGNQVNNMTWGEFIAVMNRTAGILMVPLSIIVVGSMLAIRNHPRNLTRRHIDVYTLPHIMAQFSPSIIPALCYGDKKTQLLNCDPSEHRSAKSPDEFAIQHQLVIGERLDRTRAQTVFEQQLGTPLKDFSSFNAHERALVAVFGLQVFFNDRKGAQKLLDSLNRSCLIKSRRDKGQKGYPVLRLANDAFYKVANSPVAVRWLRHYSSTRTALSALHDRDLRLPGANFRWLKGLDRTLWYALTSSGRPKVFIEGAGVIAAAKWETLIAEISEKFRVTIPVPATRMDIAIEGLLADSRRIGLVLEEREAQSESRAKEYDSEDEEDDDSDIVILRASSIKSENQNSTTPIPKDDVPAVQPTKSAPRAPFRPKKR is encoded by the coding sequence ATGTCCACAAGAGCTGTACACCCACAACAGGGCCAAGAATATGGCCTTATGTTTATCGGTATCGCATTGATGTTCATTTTCCTTATCTGGATATACCAACCCCCTATCATGTATGGATGCATCTGGCTTATTTACCAGCTTTGGTCTCTCTGCGATTTTCCACGCATACATATTTACGTAGCAGAACGCATCAATCTATTGGCCTTGGCTGGTAACCAAGTAAACAATATGACCTGGGGGGAATTTATTGCTGTCATGAATCGCACTGCCGGCATCTTAATGGTGCCACTGTCTATCATTGTGGTTGGAAGTATGTTGGCAATTCGTAATCATCCTCGGAACCTAACCCGCAGACATATTGATGTATATACGCTGCCCCACATCATGGCGCAGTTCTCGCCAAGTATAATTCCAGCGCTCTGCTACGGAGATAAAAAAACACAGTTATTAAATTGCGATCCATCGGAGCATCGTAGCGCCAAGTCTCCAGATGAGTTTGCCATACAACACCAGTTAGTTATTGGTGAACGCCTTGACCGTACTCGAGCCCAAACAGTATTTGAGCAACAATTAGGCACACCACTTAAAGACTTCTCCAGTTTTAATGCTCACGAACGCGCACTGGTGGCAGTCTTTGGATTACAAGTATTTTTCAACGACCGCAAAGGTGCCCAAAAACTTTTGGATAGTCTGAATCGCTCTTGCCTCATCAAAAGCCGTCGTGATAAAGGCCAAAAAGGTTATCCCGTTCTACGCCTGGCAAATGATGCTTTCTACAAAGTGGCAAACTCCCCCGTTGCTGTACGCTGGCTGCGTCATTACAGCTCAACACGAACAGCACTCTCCGCACTCCATGACCGCGATTTACGTTTACCTGGTGCTAATTTTCGATGGCTAAAAGGCCTGGACAGAACACTCTGGTACGCATTGACGTCCTCCGGGCGCCCCAAGGTATTTATTGAAGGGGCAGGGGTTATTGCAGCAGCAAAATGGGAAACATTGATCGCTGAAATATCTGAAAAGTTCCGGGTAACCATTCCAGTACCTGCAACAAGAATGGATATAGCTATCGAGGGTTTACTTGCCGACTCACGCCGCATTGGCCTGGTATTGGAAGAACGAGAAGCACAATCAGAATCCCGCGCCAAAGAATATGACAGTGAAGACGAAGAAGATGATGACAGCGATATAGTCATATTACGGGCTTCATCAATTAAATCAGAAAACCAAAATTCAACAACACCTATACCTAAAGATGATGTGCCAGCAGTTCAACCAACAAAATCCGCTCCTCGCGCACCGTTCCGACCTAAAAAACGCTAA
- a CDS encoding DotA/TraY family protein, which translates to MASVLLYLFTVNAWADTAVSFSTIEQAAKRSSDLSRQILVMIFGDVVTNPLSTDSSMIGQMFFVFNGIVMAIAVVWFLLVTLKHLVKAGQNGQVFNQGSSMVGPVSTAAGFLTLVPTVSGWSIAQLTFLWAASVMGIGSANLVTDRIVDLMEDGYSLVVQPVAPQTVGAARAIYEMNLCLYGINSELNTMYQQYGQGGTPLMRISTLPDGFEIGNGSALCGSARLPESLIDQTTSWLFPVPINTESIINAQRSAMNEMQNTLSQSASQFVTSVTNKQTNGSGSLPDAETDIQKSARAYEDRINQALNAQGQADQLASVLTAQLKKNGWLALGSWYQTFATANNKINEAVQLKPVIAGMSGVGDLGAGDVYTSIKTAYQAQLQNSSYTPPLGTQGTKDTQQATDASTSDAVFVGIFNGPMLRLANFIATSQMGNLTVGSDQMNPLLKMKAVGDYTLGGAEIVYTVFSAARIAAETASDSLIIKVVSLGLGSFAKNAILAAAPAVYFILLILLSVGFSLSIYLPFIPFIYWLASAANWVVSVLVGATGGTLWAATHIATEREGGHRSAYGYIFLIDVMIRPMLMVFGFVFASIVIVALGTLLNLMFGATIANVQANSFTGLISLAGILLVYARICTTTVTRVFALQVTMPDYIISWLGGREAAGILGGIAESTKSIFAGFGRGLERTPGLKSMNKGSSDNSDGIK; encoded by the coding sequence ATGGCTAGCGTATTGTTGTACCTGTTTACCGTTAACGCTTGGGCCGATACAGCGGTAAGTTTTAGCACTATCGAACAGGCAGCAAAACGTAGCTCTGATTTATCCCGCCAAATCCTGGTTATGATTTTTGGTGACGTTGTCACTAACCCACTATCAACCGATTCCAGTATGATCGGTCAGATGTTCTTTGTTTTTAACGGTATCGTTATGGCTATTGCCGTTGTCTGGTTCCTGCTTGTTACACTCAAGCATCTGGTCAAAGCTGGCCAGAATGGACAGGTTTTTAACCAAGGTAGTTCAATGGTTGGGCCAGTGAGCACCGCTGCGGGTTTTCTGACTCTAGTCCCTACTGTTTCCGGTTGGTCAATTGCTCAACTCACCTTCTTGTGGGCTGCTTCGGTTATGGGTATTGGCAGCGCTAATTTGGTGACAGACCGCATCGTTGATTTAATGGAGGATGGCTATTCTCTGGTGGTACAACCCGTTGCACCCCAAACTGTCGGGGCAGCACGAGCTATCTATGAAATGAACCTCTGTTTATACGGCATCAATAGTGAACTCAACACTATGTATCAACAATATGGTCAAGGTGGCACGCCATTGATGCGAATCAGTACCCTGCCAGATGGCTTTGAAATTGGGAACGGTAGTGCTCTATGCGGGTCAGCCCGTCTTCCAGAAAGTCTCATTGATCAAACGACAAGCTGGTTATTCCCGGTACCAATTAACACTGAAAGCATCATAAATGCACAACGTAGTGCAATGAACGAGATGCAAAATACTCTATCTCAGTCAGCATCTCAATTTGTTACATCTGTTACAAATAAACAGACAAATGGTAGTGGCTCTCTACCCGATGCTGAAACTGATATACAAAAATCGGCGCGAGCTTATGAAGATAGAATAAATCAGGCATTAAATGCGCAGGGACAAGCAGATCAATTAGCATCTGTTTTGACGGCGCAATTGAAAAAAAATGGATGGCTCGCATTGGGTTCTTGGTATCAAACATTCGCTACAGCTAACAACAAAATTAATGAGGCAGTTCAACTAAAACCTGTAATTGCAGGTATGTCTGGAGTGGGTGATCTAGGGGCGGGTGATGTCTACACTAGCATCAAAACTGCGTATCAAGCCCAACTGCAGAACTCTAGCTACACCCCACCTCTTGGGACGCAGGGTACTAAAGACACTCAACAAGCTACCGATGCCTCAACATCTGACGCAGTCTTTGTTGGTATCTTTAACGGCCCAATGCTGAGGCTGGCAAACTTTATTGCCACATCTCAAATGGGAAATTTGACCGTTGGAAGTGATCAGATGAATCCTTTATTGAAAATGAAAGCTGTAGGCGACTATACATTAGGGGGGGCCGAAATTGTTTATACCGTATTTAGCGCAGCTAGAATAGCCGCTGAAACGGCTTCCGATAGTTTGATTATAAAAGTTGTCTCTTTAGGCCTTGGAAGTTTCGCTAAAAATGCGATTTTAGCAGCGGCTCCTGCAGTTTATTTCATATTACTTATATTACTTAGTGTCGGTTTTAGCCTGTCAATATATTTACCTTTTATACCTTTTATTTATTGGTTAGCTTCTGCTGCTAACTGGGTTGTCAGTGTATTGGTTGGTGCTACAGGAGGAACCCTTTGGGCAGCAACCCATATTGCAACTGAGAGAGAGGGGGGACACAGGTCTGCTTACGGTTACATCTTCCTTATCGATGTCATGATTAGACCTATGCTAATGGTGTTTGGCTTTGTTTTTGCAAGCATAGTTATTGTCGCATTAGGCACGTTACTTAACTTAATGTTCGGTGCCACAATAGCCAATGTACAGGCAAATTCATTTACCGGTTTGATTTCACTAGCAGGAATTTTATTGGTTTATGCAAGGATCTGCACTACGACGGTTACCCGAGTTTTTGCTCTGCAAGTTACCATGCCGGACTACATCATTTCTTGGTTAGGTGGGCGTGAAGCAGCTGGTATTCTTGGTGGAATCGCTGAATCAACTAAAAGCATATTTGCTGGATTTGGTCGTGGACTTGAGAGGACTCCAGGGTTAAAATCAATGAATAAAGGAAGTAGCGATAATTCCGATGGCATAAAATAG
- the traX gene encoding conjugal transfer protein TraX: MTNKTEKSPQWGKRLSKGLYYSTNIILPLSEVRYAASKIGPSLFNNFKRLKYLSPYHQLKQKLKEPILSFEEAVAASGLSVNNLQHRFKCRKMVCLTLAAVPSLLAIGLILAIAVSGIYTPLVLVKGFVLILVLLSLAAVPFVQALICTWRLWQLSQQRTSPEERGGFSDFLAEVAWFKSTISSSPQVKSKKRLLDIRK; encoded by the coding sequence ATGACTAATAAAACAGAAAAATCACCTCAGTGGGGAAAACGTTTAAGCAAAGGTTTGTATTACTCGACTAACATAATTTTACCACTTTCAGAAGTACGCTACGCGGCGTCCAAAATAGGGCCTTCGCTGTTTAATAATTTCAAACGGCTCAAATATCTCTCCCCGTATCATCAACTGAAACAAAAGCTGAAAGAACCCATATTGAGCTTTGAGGAAGCGGTAGCCGCCAGTGGTCTGTCAGTCAATAACTTACAACATCGATTTAAGTGCCGAAAAATGGTATGCCTCACCCTAGCAGCTGTGCCGTCGTTACTGGCTATAGGACTTATTTTAGCAATTGCGGTTAGTGGCATCTACACACCTCTAGTACTTGTAAAAGGTTTTGTACTAATACTGGTTTTGCTGTCACTGGCTGCAGTGCCATTTGTCCAGGCACTTATTTGTACCTGGCGATTATGGCAACTGAGCCAACAACGAACTTCGCCAGAAGAACGTGGTGGGTTTAGCGATTTTTTGGCAGAAGTTGCCTGGTTTAAATCAACAATCTCATCATCACCGCAAGTAAAGAGTAAAAAACGATTGCTTGATATACGCAAATAA
- the traW gene encoding conjugal transfer protein TraW, which translates to MHTHRYFSGQFSLLTSLVLSACLPGYALAYPVEVMTSIPIQTQVAPALGTINGTLTEIATTQHQVGAAINQNGGKVATQIEQAAQAQRDQDIFARQAEKLEQARRTYTIPDSICSESGSGVAAQVQSGARAHQGALASGGGISNNTIRQGVTAPTPPQEQAQFRTAAIHADYCDATDVAAYGGTALCKAISERPGGDKRLTSLLDGAGKDGKTPDLTFNQQQTDAAMAYAINSAPAAAGKQLGKGEVKTTSGQQYIGIMTQYEAINSAAREPMLAMIAASQPNEATKDVITKETLRSPSAAAYFSRTASEEAKNTGIMSEREFEQFEAGRRYANTEYLNDISNMEGDLLLREAILIQSQQNWLLLGIKREMQKNNILQGQQLSLAATENYRPQLQAKMREVNAGISRND; encoded by the coding sequence ATTGACCAGCTTGGTTCTATCCGCTTGCCTACCTGGATACGCCTTAGCCTATCCGGTAGAGGTTATGACGAGCATCCCGATACAAACACAAGTGGCTCCTGCCCTTGGGACCATCAACGGGACGTTGACTGAGATTGCCACCACTCAACATCAAGTTGGCGCGGCCATTAATCAAAATGGAGGAAAGGTGGCCACACAAATTGAACAAGCGGCACAGGCTCAACGTGATCAGGATATTTTCGCGAGACAGGCTGAAAAACTTGAGCAGGCGCGTAGAACCTATACCATTCCCGATAGCATCTGTTCTGAATCTGGTTCTGGTGTAGCGGCTCAAGTACAAAGTGGCGCACGGGCCCATCAAGGAGCATTGGCCAGTGGTGGCGGAATTAGTAATAACACCATTCGACAAGGTGTAACCGCGCCAACACCACCACAAGAGCAAGCACAATTTCGCACTGCAGCTATACATGCTGATTACTGTGATGCTACGGATGTAGCGGCTTACGGTGGGACAGCGTTATGCAAAGCTATTTCAGAACGTCCGGGGGGAGATAAGCGATTAACCTCTTTATTGGATGGCGCAGGTAAAGATGGAAAAACCCCAGACCTCACTTTCAACCAGCAACAAACCGATGCTGCTATGGCATACGCCATTAACAGTGCGCCAGCTGCCGCAGGTAAGCAGTTAGGGAAAGGTGAAGTCAAAACAACTTCTGGTCAGCAATATATTGGGATCATGACCCAATACGAAGCGATTAACTCAGCTGCCCGTGAACCCATGCTGGCGATGATCGCCGCAAGTCAGCCTAACGAGGCGACAAAAGACGTTATTACAAAGGAAACATTACGTTCCCCGTCAGCTGCGGCCTATTTCAGCCGCACTGCCTCAGAAGAAGCTAAAAACACCGGCATAATGTCCGAACGAGAGTTTGAGCAATTCGAGGCAGGTCGACGCTATGCCAATACCGAATACCTAAATGACATTTCGAATATGGAGGGGGATCTCCTGTTGCGTGAAGCTATTCTGATTCAGTCCCAACAAAATTGGCTGTTATTAGGCATCAAACGTGAAATGCAGAAAAATAACATCCTGCAAGGTCAACAGCTGTCTCTCGCCGCAACGGAGAATTACCGTCCGCAATTGCAAGCCAAAATGCGTGAAGTGAACGCGGGGATATCCAGAAATGACTAA